The Nitrospinota bacterium genome includes a window with the following:
- a CDS encoding M48 family metalloprotease, producing the protein MINRTINLPHRNKRDDSSRYNFTFLIVLVLLFFQTACSVPKNRCLKPFTGECQASTILWEQAIDTIVRKNYPSEVYKAVVWQDDFDNAWVLKGMEINITERFLHKLSPVQRIMVAAHELGHLKMNHYYSQIGITMVEMPPGLEGHEEEMIDLSISKNQELNSKGFSEELEKEADRMALLLLEQVGISPLAYINFLNQIRYEGEVVMTGRIAAIEKFIGNSR; encoded by the coding sequence AATTTTACTTTTTTGATTGTACTGGTCCTTTTATTTTTTCAGACAGCCTGCTCGGTTCCAAAAAACAGATGCCTGAAACCGTTTACCGGGGAATGTCAGGCGTCGACAATTCTTTGGGAGCAAGCCATCGATACGATTGTGAGGAAAAATTATCCCTCTGAGGTCTACAAGGCTGTCGTCTGGCAGGATGACTTTGATAACGCCTGGGTATTGAAGGGAATGGAAATTAATATTACGGAGCGGTTCCTTCATAAGTTAAGTCCAGTTCAACGAATAATGGTTGCCGCCCATGAGTTGGGCCATCTTAAGATGAATCATTACTATTCACAAATCGGAATCACAATGGTAGAGATGCCTCCTGGTTTAGAAGGCCATGAGGAAGAAATGATTGATCTTTCAATTTCGAAGAATCAGGAACTCAACTCTAAAGGATTCAGCGAGGAACTTGAAAAGGAGGCAGACCGTATGGCACTCCTGTTATTGGAGCAAGTTGGTATCAGCCCGCTTGCGTACATAAATTTTCTAAACCAGATCCGTTATGAAGGTGAAGTCGTGATGACAGGCCGGATAGCAGCCATTGAGAAATTTATTGGAAATTCTCGTTAA